The following are from one region of the Pectobacterium actinidiae genome:
- a CDS encoding GntR family transcriptional regulator produces MDTSFQINNNEPVNQQIYRVLRKDIVECNIPPGKLLSEKEISVRFDVSRQPVREAFIKLAEAGLVQILPQRGTFVMKISEQRVADARFIRQALECAIVRRAAEMVTEEQLLTLEHNLRRQELAAQNEQVREFLSLDDSFHQLLTQIANCPLAWETIESIKATMDRVRFLSLSQVSPPLSLIQQHYVIFSALKARDPDAAEKAIREHLQEMIYSITPIAQQNSDWFEHA; encoded by the coding sequence ATGGATACGTCTTTTCAAATTAACAACAACGAACCAGTCAATCAGCAAATTTATCGCGTACTGCGTAAAGACATTGTGGAATGCAATATTCCACCGGGTAAACTGCTGTCTGAAAAAGAAATTTCTGTGCGTTTTGATGTATCACGCCAGCCGGTCAGAGAGGCTTTTATCAAGCTGGCAGAGGCAGGACTGGTCCAGATCCTGCCGCAGCGCGGCACGTTTGTGATGAAGATCTCCGAGCAGCGTGTGGCAGATGCCCGCTTTATTCGTCAGGCGCTGGAGTGCGCGATTGTGCGCCGGGCGGCAGAAATGGTGACGGAAGAACAACTGTTGACGCTGGAGCACAACTTACGCCGTCAGGAACTGGCCGCGCAGAATGAGCAGGTGCGTGAATTTCTCAGCCTTGACGACAGCTTCCATCAGCTTCTGACGCAGATTGCCAACTGTCCGCTGGCGTGGGAAACCATCGAATCGATTAAAGCGACGATGGACCGCGTACGTTTTCTCAGCTTAAGTCAGGTTTCACCACCGCTCAGCCTGATTCAGCAGCACTACGTGATTTTCAGCGCCCTGAAAGCGCGCGATCCCGATGCCGCAGAAAAAGCGATTCGTGAGCATTTGCAGGAAATGATCTATTCGATCACGCCGATTGCGCAACAGAATAGCGACTGGTTCGAGCACGCCTGA
- a CDS encoding TRAP transporter large permease: MIWLTGVLFIVFMLMGMPVGFVIALSSLAYFFTSDFLPLGIAFQKFAAPTQSFPMIAVPLFILVGNLLTRTGITERLLDFARLLTGWMIGGLAQINVLLAMLMGGVAGSAVADASMQSRMLGFSMIDRGYPRAYTAVVIAFASLITATLPPSILLILFGFVGNVSIGKLFLAGIIPGFLLTITLMITNYIMARRMKIQPETLSKPTFKEVMVSFRRGFWALMFPVILIVVIRLGLFTTSEAGAFIVLYAIIIGGLVYKELTWQGMLDTLTETLSDLGIVMLLVMAAFILGHISVLDQLPQAMTEFITEFTESPTGIMLLIFALVLVVGMVLDASPLVLLLTPILLPIVTEIGYDPIHFGIMFITLTLLGANTPPVGICMYTVCGILKCDTVHFMKASVPYLLAFIIFVAVLFFFPQTVMFLPNLLMP, translated from the coding sequence ATGATATGGCTGACCGGTGTATTATTTATTGTTTTTATGTTAATGGGCATGCCAGTGGGATTTGTTATTGCCCTGTCAAGTTTAGCCTATTTCTTTACATCCGACTTTCTACCGCTTGGTATCGCTTTTCAAAAATTTGCCGCGCCGACACAGTCATTTCCAATGATTGCTGTTCCTCTGTTTATTCTTGTGGGCAATTTACTTACACGGACAGGTATTACCGAGCGTTTGTTGGATTTTGCTCGTCTATTGACTGGTTGGATGATCGGCGGGTTGGCGCAAATTAACGTCTTGCTCGCCATGCTTATGGGCGGCGTTGCGGGGTCGGCGGTTGCTGATGCGTCCATGCAGTCGCGTATGCTCGGGTTCTCTATGATTGATCGGGGGTATCCACGGGCTTATACCGCTGTGGTTATCGCTTTTGCGTCATTGATCACCGCTACGTTACCTCCAAGTATCTTGCTAATCTTATTTGGGTTTGTAGGTAACGTTTCTATTGGGAAATTATTCCTTGCAGGTATTATTCCGGGCTTTTTGCTGACGATAACCCTGATGATAACGAATTATATCATGGCGCGTCGTATGAAAATCCAACCAGAAACGTTGTCAAAGCCGACGTTCAAAGAGGTTATGGTGAGCTTTCGCCGCGGCTTTTGGGCGCTGATGTTCCCCGTAATTCTCATTGTAGTGATTCGTTTAGGACTGTTTACTACTTCAGAAGCTGGGGCATTTATTGTTCTCTACGCCATTATTATTGGTGGTCTGGTTTATAAGGAACTTACCTGGCAAGGGATGCTTGATACGCTGACTGAAACGCTAAGCGATCTTGGTATCGTAATGCTCTTGGTTATGGCTGCCTTTATTCTGGGACATATCAGCGTGTTGGATCAATTGCCTCAGGCAATGACTGAGTTCATTACTGAGTTTACGGAAAGCCCGACAGGAATCATGCTGCTTATTTTTGCTTTGGTACTCGTCGTTGGTATGGTTTTAGATGCCAGCCCGCTGGTCCTGCTGCTGACGCCAATATTATTGCCTATTGTGACCGAAATAGGTTACGACCCTATTCATTTCGGAATTATGTTCATTACGTTAACGTTATTAGGAGCGAATACACCGCCAGTGGGGATTTGTATGTATACGGTCTGTGGGATTTTAAAATGTGATACCGTACATTTTATGAAAGCTTCAGTGCCCTACTTATTGGCGTTTATCATTTTCGTTGCGGTATTATTTTTCTTCCCGCAAACGGTCATGTTCTTGCCCAATTTGCTCATGCCGTAG
- a CDS encoding C4-dicarboxylate TRAP transporter substrate-binding protein, which produces MSKYTLGFERKYFHILTSGIGRIIAFASLVSLFSLSPVAAKTYDFNLSTALAPDDPIYAGFKEFKKNVEKRTDKKVRVRLFPSGQLGADGELIQQAQVGSNVGVLTDGGRLAQFVPELAILNAPFLLSNYEQASKFVATPLFKGWESQLQDKSGLVSLSFNWYQGSRMMITKKPFTQPADLKGVRVRVPDAPIVIETINCMGASPTPMAWSEVYSAIQTGVVDAAEAHPTALYGSKLNEVAKYITKTNHYHLMTSIVVGRKWFEQLPAEYQKVLHEESVNAGTFASQKIIEQSNNVLEKMTKSGAKVEEIDLSPFITACANVPAKLGLESARDSLKSALGIK; this is translated from the coding sequence ATGTCTAAATATACCTTGGGTTTCGAAAGAAAATATTTTCATATTCTAACGTCTGGGATCGGTAGGATAATCGCGTTTGCCTCATTGGTTTCTCTTTTTTCCTTATCTCCCGTTGCTGCTAAAACCTATGATTTCAATTTGAGCACTGCGTTAGCGCCAGACGATCCGATTTATGCTGGATTTAAAGAGTTCAAGAAAAATGTTGAAAAACGCACGGATAAAAAAGTACGAGTGCGGTTATTCCCAAGTGGTCAATTGGGGGCTGATGGGGAATTGATTCAGCAAGCTCAGGTAGGAAGTAATGTTGGTGTGCTTACCGATGGCGGCAGGCTGGCGCAATTTGTGCCAGAGTTGGCAATACTCAATGCCCCCTTCTTATTGTCAAATTATGAGCAAGCCTCAAAATTTGTTGCAACTCCCTTATTTAAAGGATGGGAGTCACAGTTGCAGGATAAATCAGGTTTGGTCAGCCTCTCATTCAACTGGTATCAAGGTTCTCGTATGATGATTACGAAAAAACCTTTCACACAACCGGCTGATTTAAAAGGTGTCAGAGTCAGAGTACCTGATGCCCCTATTGTTATAGAAACAATCAACTGTATGGGAGCCTCGCCAACACCGATGGCGTGGTCCGAAGTCTATTCTGCCATTCAGACTGGTGTAGTGGATGCTGCCGAGGCGCACCCAACTGCGTTATATGGTTCTAAGCTCAATGAGGTGGCTAAATATATTACTAAAACTAACCATTACCACTTAATGACGTCAATTGTTGTTGGTCGTAAATGGTTTGAACAACTTCCCGCCGAATATCAGAAAGTGCTTCATGAGGAGTCTGTTAATGCAGGTACATTCGCATCCCAAAAAATTATAGAGCAAAGTAATAACGTTTTAGAAAAAATGACAAAAAGTGGTGCCAAAGTGGAAGAGATTGATCTCAGTCCTTTTATTACGGCCTGTGCTAATGTGCCCGCTAAACTTGGATTAGAATCCGCACGTGATAGTCTCAAATCCGCGCTAGGTATCAAATAA
- a CDS encoding TRAP transporter small permease has product MKTLIKIEIAIAKFMFVIMVVLILVAAIGRALGYPLIWSIEISMVLFAWVSMFAIHYSQANQRNMGIDFILKRLPENVQNVIDYVNRILIIFFLGFGTYSGYLFTWDTRAHVLPISEINHVFLSAAVPTGCLLIMFTCVEQLIDKIKSSRALSIRGDSL; this is encoded by the coding sequence ATGAAAACATTGATTAAAATAGAAATAGCCATTGCAAAATTTATGTTTGTAATCATGGTGGTGCTTATTTTGGTAGCGGCGATTGGGCGAGCGCTGGGGTATCCACTTATTTGGTCTATAGAAATATCTATGGTTTTATTTGCCTGGGTAAGTATGTTCGCTATTCATTATTCTCAGGCCAATCAACGTAATATGGGGATTGATTTTATATTGAAGCGATTGCCTGAAAATGTGCAAAATGTAATAGATTATGTTAACAGGATTTTGATTATATTCTTTCTTGGTTTTGGAACTTACTCTGGATACCTTTTTACCTGGGATACACGAGCACATGTATTACCTATTTCAGAGATAAATCATGTTTTTTTAAGTGCGGCAGTTCCGACTGGGTGTTTATTAATAATGTTTACCTGTGTTGAGCAACTGATTGATAAAATTAAATCCAGTCGAGCATTATCGATTAGAGGTGATTCACTATGA